A single genomic interval of Musa acuminata AAA Group cultivar baxijiao chromosome BXJ3-4, Cavendish_Baxijiao_AAA, whole genome shotgun sequence harbors:
- the LOC135586178 gene encoding pre-mRNA-splicing factor ATP-dependent RNA helicase DEAH1-like isoform X2, with protein MADESYLRTWVSDKLMSLMGYSKGVVVQYVIRLSKESPSPADLMCKLVEFGFSSSTETRSFAEEIYAKVPHKKTGPSNYQKAEKEATQFAKKQRSYKLLDADDEDIDSHAPANHVDSQMEKVGSHRKRFRKKSQTDDAEDDEVIKQEGNDRQVRSRTSKVDEDDDEVESEEERRRDQEERAQLEKNIRERDAAGTRKLTEPKLTKEEEEDQIRRFKALEDDDTSELRKVSRQVYLQKRRDQKLVELRDEIIDHDYIFEGVKLTEAEERELRYKKKIYELASEHLEDVDNFNEYRMPEAYDQEGGVNQERRFAAAMLRYRDAGAGDKMDPFAEQEEWENYQSGKANLKYGSKDKKQASADYQYVFEHGVDFIKESIMDGVNYEDEMPSEDPDDSIAKTALHKLQEERKTLPIYPYREQLLQAVQDHQVLVIVGETGSGKTTQIPQYLHEAGYTKRGQVGCTQPRRVAAMSVAARVSQEMGVKLGHEVGYSIRFEDCTSEKTIMKYMTDGMLLREFLSEPDLASYSVIMVDEAHERTLSTDILFGLVKDISRFRKDLKLLISSATLDAKKFSDYFDLAPIFGIPGRRYPVEIHFTTAPEADYIDAAIVTVLQIHVTQPPGDILVFLTGQEEIETIDEILKHRTRGLGTKIAELIICPIYANLPTELQAKIFEPTPEGARKVVLATNIAETSLTIDGIKYVVDPGFCKIKSFNPRTGMESLLVNPISKASAMQRAGRSGRTGPGKCFRLYTAYNFQNDLDDNAVPEIQRTNLANVVLTLKSLGINDLVNFDFMDPPPSEALLKALEQLYALNALNSRGELTKTGRRMAEFPLDPMLSKMIVASEKYKCSEEVISISSMLSVGNSIFYRPKDKQVHADNARMNFHTGNVGDHIALLNVYNSWKETNYSTQWCYENYIQVRSMKRARDIRDQLEGLLERVEIEPTSNLSDLDAVKKAITSGFFHHSAKLQKTGAYKTVKNPQTVYIHPSSGLAEVLPRWVIYHELVLTTKEYMRQVIELKPEWLIEIAPHFYQMKDVEDAATKKLPRGKGRAAD; from the exons ATGGCGGATGAAAGCTACTTGAGGACATGGGTCTCAGATAAGCTTATGTCTTTGATGGGTTACTCCAAGGGTGTAGTTGTTCAGTATGTCATTAGATTAT CTAAAGAGTCACCCTCGCCTGCTGATCTTATGTGTAAACTCGTAGAGTTTGGGTTTTCTTCGTCAACAGAAACTCGCTCCTTTGCTGAAGAGATATATGCAAAAGTTCCACATAAGAAGACTGGTCCTAGC AATTATCAGAAAGCTGAAAAGGAAGCAACTCAATTTGCAAAAAAACAGAGGAGCTACAAACTTCTGGATGCTGATGATGAGGACATAGACAGCCATGCACCAGCCAATCATGTAGATTCTCAGATGGAGAAAGTGGGTTCTCACCGAAAGCGCTTTAGAAAGAAGAGCCAGACCGATGATGCTGAAGATGATGAG GTTATTAAACAAGAAGGGAATGACCGACAGGTTCGAAGTCGTACATCAAAGgtagatgaagatgatgatgaggtTGAG TCAGAAGAAGAGAGAAGACGTGATCAAGAAGAAAGAGCACAATTGGAGAAGAATATCAGAGAAAGAGATGCAGCGGGGACTCGGAAG CTGACAGAGCCAAAGTTAACCAAGGAGGAGGAAG AGGATCAGATTCGGAGGTTCAAGGCTCTGGAGGATGATGATACTTCAGAATTAAG GAAAGTTTCAAGGCAGGTATATTTGCAGAAAAGAAGGGACCAGAAGCTTGTGGAACTACG GGATGAAATTATTGaccatgattatatttttgaggGTGTAAAGTTGACTGAAGCAGAAGAACGTGAACTCAG GtacaaaaagaaaatttatgaACTTGCATCAGAGCACTTAGAGGATGTGGATAACTTCAATGAG TATAGAATGCCTGAGGCATATGACCAAGAAGGTGGTGTAAATCAAGAGAGAAGATTTGCGGCAGCTATGCTGCGATACAG GGATGCTGGTGCTGGAGACAAGATGGACCCCTTTGCTGAACAGGAAGAATGGGAAAACTATCAAAGTG GGAAGGCAAATTTAAAGTATGGTTCGAAGGACAAAAAGCAAGCTTCAGCTGACTATCA GTATGTCTTTGAACATGGTGTTGACTTCATCAAGGAGTCCATTATGGATGGTGTCAAT TATGAAGATGAGATGCCTTCTGAGGATCCTGATGATTCAATTGCAAAAACTGCGCTGCATAAACTTCAA GAAGAGAGAAAGACTTTGCCAATCTATCCATACCGGGAACAACTGCTTCAGGCAGTTCAAGATCATCAG GTTCTTGTCATTGTTGGAGAAACAGGTTCTGGTAAAACGACTCAAATACCCCAATATTTACATGAGGCTGGATATACAAAACGGGGACAG GTTGGTTGCACTCAGCCACGCCGTGTTGCAGCCATGAGTGTGGCTGCAAGGGTTTCCCAGGAGATGGGAGTCAAACTTGGTCATGAG GTTGGTTATTCTATTCGTTTTGAAGATTGCACATCAGAGAaaactataatgaaatatatgACTGACGGGATGTTGCTTCGGGAATTTCTTAGTGAACCTGACTTAGCTAGCTACAG TGTTATCATGGTGGACGAGGCGCATGAGAGAACATTGTCAACAGACATTTTGTTTGGTTTGGTAAAG GATATATCTCGCTTCCGGAAAGATCTTAAGTTGCTTATATCAAGTGCAACACTTGATGCTAAGAAGTTCAGTGATTATTTTGACTTGGCACCAATTTTCGGAATACCTGGGAGGCGATATCCTGTTGAGATTCACTTCACAACAGCACCAGAAGCAGACTATATTGATGCTGCCATTGTCACAGTTCTTCAGATACATGTGACACAACCACCTGGAGATATTCTTGTATTTCTCACAGGCCAGGAGGAAATCGAAACAATTGATGAGATTCTTAAGCATAGGACAAGGGGTTTGGGTACAAAGATAGCAGAACTAATAATATGCCCAATCTATGCGAATCTTCCAACTGAGCTTCAAGCAAAAATATTTGAACCTACTCCAGAAGGTGCTCGTAAGGTTGTGTTGGCTACTAATATAGCAGAAACATCACTCACAATTGATGGGATAAAGTATGTTGTTGATCCAGGCTTTTGTAAGATAAAGTCCTTTAATCCACGAACTGGTATGGAATCATTGTTAGTGAATCCAATCTCAAAAGCATCAGCAATGCAAAGGGCTGGGCGGTCTGGACGTACTGGGCCTGGAAAGTGTTTTCGTCTTTATACTGCATATAATTTTCagaatgatcttgatgataaTGCTGTACCAGAAATACAGAGAACCAACCTTGCAAATGTCGTCCTTACACTGAAAAGTCTGGGTATCAATGACTTGGTTAATTTTGATTTTATGGATCCTCCCCCCTCAGAGGCATTACTAAAGGCTCTTGAACAACTTTATGCTCTTAATGCATTAAACAGCCGTGGTGAATTGACCAAGACTGGAAGAAGGATGGCAGAGTTTCCACTAGACCCTATGCTCTCCAAAATGATAGTGGCTTCAGAAAAATACAAGTGCTCCGAGGAGGTTATATCCATCTCCTCAATGTTGTCTGTTGGTAATTCAATTTTCTATCGTCCAAAAGATAAACAAGTGCATGCAGATAATGCGAGGATGAATTTTCACACTGGGAATGTTGGGGATCACATTGCTTTGCTAAAT GTGTACAATTCGTGGAAGGAAACTAACTACTCTACTCAGTGGTGCTATGAAAATTATATTCAG GTTCGCAGCATGAAACGGGCAAGAGATATCAGAGATCAGTTGGAGGGCCTCTTGGAAAGGGTTGAGATAGAGCCAACTTCAAATTTGAGCGACCTGGATGCAGTAAAAAAGGCAATTACATCAG GTTTTTTCCATCATTCAGCAAAGCTGCAAAAAACTGGGGCTTACAAAACTGTGAAAAATCCTCAAACAGTGTACATTCATCCGAGTTCTGGTCTAGCTGAG GTGCTACCACGGTGGGTCATATACCATGAACTTGTCCTTACCACAAAAGAATACATGAGACAG GTTATAGAATTGAAACCAGAGTGGCTGATTGAAATAGCACCTCATTTTTACCAAATGAAGGATGTTGAGGATG CTGCCACAAAGAAATTGCCTCGAGGGAAAGGAAGGGCTGCAGACTAA
- the LOC135586178 gene encoding pre-mRNA-splicing factor ATP-dependent RNA helicase DEAH1-like isoform X3 — translation MADESYLRTWVSDKLMSLMGYSKGVVVQYVIRLSKESPSPADLMCKLVEFGFSSSTETRSFAEEIYAKVPHKKTGPSNYQKAEKEATQFAKKQRSYKLLDADDEDIDSHAPANHVDSQMEKVGSHRKRFRKKSQTDDAEDDEVIKQEGNDRQVRSRTSKVDEDDDEVESEEERRRDQEERAQLEKNIRERDAAGTRKLTEPKLTKEEEEDQIRRFKALEDDDTSELRKVSRQVYLQKRRDQKLVELRDEIIDHDYIFEGVKLTEAEERELRYKKKIYELASEHLEDVDNFNEYRMPEAYDQEGGVNQERRFAAAMLRYRDAGAGDKMDPFAEQEEWENYQSGKANLKYGSKDKKQASADYQYVFEHGVDFIKESIMDGVNYEDEMPSEDPDDSIAKTALHKLQEERKTLPIYPYREQLLQAVQDHQVLVIVGETGSGKTTQIPQYLHEAGYTKRGQVGCTQPRRVAAMSVAARVSQEMGVKLGHEVGYSIRFEDCTSEKTIMKYMTDGMLLREFLSEPDLASYSVIMVDEAHERTLSTDILFGLVKDISRFRKDLKLLISSATLDAKKFSDYFDLAPIFGIPGRRYPVEIHFTTAPEADYIDAAIVTVLQIHVTQPPGDILVFLTGQEEIETIDEILKHRTRGLGTKIAELIICPIYANLPTELQAKIFEPTPEGARKVVLATNIAETSLTIDGIKYVVDPGFCKIKSFNPRTGMESLLVNPISKASAMQRAGRSGRTGPGKCFRLYTAYNFQNDLDDNAVPEIQRTNLANVVLTLKSLGINDLVNFDFMDPPPSEALLKALEQLYALNALNSRGELTKTGRRMAEFPLDPMLSKMIVASEKYKCSEEVYNSWKETNYSTQWCYENYIQVRSMKRARDIRDQLEGLLERVEIEPTSNLSDLDAVKKAITSGFFHHSAKLQKTGAYKTVKNPQTVYIHPSSGLAEVLPRWVIYHELVLTTKEYMRQVIELKPEWLIEIAPHFYQMKDVEDAAATKKLPRGKGRAAD, via the exons ATGGCGGATGAAAGCTACTTGAGGACATGGGTCTCAGATAAGCTTATGTCTTTGATGGGTTACTCCAAGGGTGTAGTTGTTCAGTATGTCATTAGATTAT CTAAAGAGTCACCCTCGCCTGCTGATCTTATGTGTAAACTCGTAGAGTTTGGGTTTTCTTCGTCAACAGAAACTCGCTCCTTTGCTGAAGAGATATATGCAAAAGTTCCACATAAGAAGACTGGTCCTAGC AATTATCAGAAAGCTGAAAAGGAAGCAACTCAATTTGCAAAAAAACAGAGGAGCTACAAACTTCTGGATGCTGATGATGAGGACATAGACAGCCATGCACCAGCCAATCATGTAGATTCTCAGATGGAGAAAGTGGGTTCTCACCGAAAGCGCTTTAGAAAGAAGAGCCAGACCGATGATGCTGAAGATGATGAG GTTATTAAACAAGAAGGGAATGACCGACAGGTTCGAAGTCGTACATCAAAGgtagatgaagatgatgatgaggtTGAG TCAGAAGAAGAGAGAAGACGTGATCAAGAAGAAAGAGCACAATTGGAGAAGAATATCAGAGAAAGAGATGCAGCGGGGACTCGGAAG CTGACAGAGCCAAAGTTAACCAAGGAGGAGGAAG AGGATCAGATTCGGAGGTTCAAGGCTCTGGAGGATGATGATACTTCAGAATTAAG GAAAGTTTCAAGGCAGGTATATTTGCAGAAAAGAAGGGACCAGAAGCTTGTGGAACTACG GGATGAAATTATTGaccatgattatatttttgaggGTGTAAAGTTGACTGAAGCAGAAGAACGTGAACTCAG GtacaaaaagaaaatttatgaACTTGCATCAGAGCACTTAGAGGATGTGGATAACTTCAATGAG TATAGAATGCCTGAGGCATATGACCAAGAAGGTGGTGTAAATCAAGAGAGAAGATTTGCGGCAGCTATGCTGCGATACAG GGATGCTGGTGCTGGAGACAAGATGGACCCCTTTGCTGAACAGGAAGAATGGGAAAACTATCAAAGTG GGAAGGCAAATTTAAAGTATGGTTCGAAGGACAAAAAGCAAGCTTCAGCTGACTATCA GTATGTCTTTGAACATGGTGTTGACTTCATCAAGGAGTCCATTATGGATGGTGTCAAT TATGAAGATGAGATGCCTTCTGAGGATCCTGATGATTCAATTGCAAAAACTGCGCTGCATAAACTTCAA GAAGAGAGAAAGACTTTGCCAATCTATCCATACCGGGAACAACTGCTTCAGGCAGTTCAAGATCATCAG GTTCTTGTCATTGTTGGAGAAACAGGTTCTGGTAAAACGACTCAAATACCCCAATATTTACATGAGGCTGGATATACAAAACGGGGACAG GTTGGTTGCACTCAGCCACGCCGTGTTGCAGCCATGAGTGTGGCTGCAAGGGTTTCCCAGGAGATGGGAGTCAAACTTGGTCATGAG GTTGGTTATTCTATTCGTTTTGAAGATTGCACATCAGAGAaaactataatgaaatatatgACTGACGGGATGTTGCTTCGGGAATTTCTTAGTGAACCTGACTTAGCTAGCTACAG TGTTATCATGGTGGACGAGGCGCATGAGAGAACATTGTCAACAGACATTTTGTTTGGTTTGGTAAAG GATATATCTCGCTTCCGGAAAGATCTTAAGTTGCTTATATCAAGTGCAACACTTGATGCTAAGAAGTTCAGTGATTATTTTGACTTGGCACCAATTTTCGGAATACCTGGGAGGCGATATCCTGTTGAGATTCACTTCACAACAGCACCAGAAGCAGACTATATTGATGCTGCCATTGTCACAGTTCTTCAGATACATGTGACACAACCACCTGGAGATATTCTTGTATTTCTCACAGGCCAGGAGGAAATCGAAACAATTGATGAGATTCTTAAGCATAGGACAAGGGGTTTGGGTACAAAGATAGCAGAACTAATAATATGCCCAATCTATGCGAATCTTCCAACTGAGCTTCAAGCAAAAATATTTGAACCTACTCCAGAAGGTGCTCGTAAGGTTGTGTTGGCTACTAATATAGCAGAAACATCACTCACAATTGATGGGATAAAGTATGTTGTTGATCCAGGCTTTTGTAAGATAAAGTCCTTTAATCCACGAACTGGTATGGAATCATTGTTAGTGAATCCAATCTCAAAAGCATCAGCAATGCAAAGGGCTGGGCGGTCTGGACGTACTGGGCCTGGAAAGTGTTTTCGTCTTTATACTGCATATAATTTTCagaatgatcttgatgataaTGCTGTACCAGAAATACAGAGAACCAACCTTGCAAATGTCGTCCTTACACTGAAAAGTCTGGGTATCAATGACTTGGTTAATTTTGATTTTATGGATCCTCCCCCCTCAGAGGCATTACTAAAGGCTCTTGAACAACTTTATGCTCTTAATGCATTAAACAGCCGTGGTGAATTGACCAAGACTGGAAGAAGGATGGCAGAGTTTCCACTAGACCCTATGCTCTCCAAAATGATAGTGGCTTCAGAAAAATACAAGTGCTCCGAGGAG GTGTACAATTCGTGGAAGGAAACTAACTACTCTACTCAGTGGTGCTATGAAAATTATATTCAG GTTCGCAGCATGAAACGGGCAAGAGATATCAGAGATCAGTTGGAGGGCCTCTTGGAAAGGGTTGAGATAGAGCCAACTTCAAATTTGAGCGACCTGGATGCAGTAAAAAAGGCAATTACATCAG GTTTTTTCCATCATTCAGCAAAGCTGCAAAAAACTGGGGCTTACAAAACTGTGAAAAATCCTCAAACAGTGTACATTCATCCGAGTTCTGGTCTAGCTGAG GTGCTACCACGGTGGGTCATATACCATGAACTTGTCCTTACCACAAAAGAATACATGAGACAG GTTATAGAATTGAAACCAGAGTGGCTGATTGAAATAGCACCTCATTTTTACCAAATGAAGGATGTTGAGGATG CAGCTGCCACAAAGAAATTGCCTCGAGGGAAAGGAAGGGCTGCAGACTAA
- the LOC135586178 gene encoding pre-mRNA-splicing factor ATP-dependent RNA helicase DEAH1-like isoform X1 — translation MADESYLRTWVSDKLMSLMGYSKGVVVQYVIRLSKESPSPADLMCKLVEFGFSSSTETRSFAEEIYAKVPHKKTGPSNYQKAEKEATQFAKKQRSYKLLDADDEDIDSHAPANHVDSQMEKVGSHRKRFRKKSQTDDAEDDEVIKQEGNDRQVRSRTSKVDEDDDEVESEEERRRDQEERAQLEKNIRERDAAGTRKLTEPKLTKEEEEDQIRRFKALEDDDTSELRKVSRQVYLQKRRDQKLVELRDEIIDHDYIFEGVKLTEAEERELRYKKKIYELASEHLEDVDNFNEYRMPEAYDQEGGVNQERRFAAAMLRYRDAGAGDKMDPFAEQEEWENYQSGKANLKYGSKDKKQASADYQYVFEHGVDFIKESIMDGVNYEDEMPSEDPDDSIAKTALHKLQEERKTLPIYPYREQLLQAVQDHQVLVIVGETGSGKTTQIPQYLHEAGYTKRGQVGCTQPRRVAAMSVAARVSQEMGVKLGHEVGYSIRFEDCTSEKTIMKYMTDGMLLREFLSEPDLASYSVIMVDEAHERTLSTDILFGLVKDISRFRKDLKLLISSATLDAKKFSDYFDLAPIFGIPGRRYPVEIHFTTAPEADYIDAAIVTVLQIHVTQPPGDILVFLTGQEEIETIDEILKHRTRGLGTKIAELIICPIYANLPTELQAKIFEPTPEGARKVVLATNIAETSLTIDGIKYVVDPGFCKIKSFNPRTGMESLLVNPISKASAMQRAGRSGRTGPGKCFRLYTAYNFQNDLDDNAVPEIQRTNLANVVLTLKSLGINDLVNFDFMDPPPSEALLKALEQLYALNALNSRGELTKTGRRMAEFPLDPMLSKMIVASEKYKCSEEVISISSMLSVGNSIFYRPKDKQVHADNARMNFHTGNVGDHIALLNVYNSWKETNYSTQWCYENYIQVRSMKRARDIRDQLEGLLERVEIEPTSNLSDLDAVKKAITSGFFHHSAKLQKTGAYKTVKNPQTVYIHPSSGLAEVLPRWVIYHELVLTTKEYMRQVIELKPEWLIEIAPHFYQMKDVEDAAATKKLPRGKGRAAD, via the exons ATGGCGGATGAAAGCTACTTGAGGACATGGGTCTCAGATAAGCTTATGTCTTTGATGGGTTACTCCAAGGGTGTAGTTGTTCAGTATGTCATTAGATTAT CTAAAGAGTCACCCTCGCCTGCTGATCTTATGTGTAAACTCGTAGAGTTTGGGTTTTCTTCGTCAACAGAAACTCGCTCCTTTGCTGAAGAGATATATGCAAAAGTTCCACATAAGAAGACTGGTCCTAGC AATTATCAGAAAGCTGAAAAGGAAGCAACTCAATTTGCAAAAAAACAGAGGAGCTACAAACTTCTGGATGCTGATGATGAGGACATAGACAGCCATGCACCAGCCAATCATGTAGATTCTCAGATGGAGAAAGTGGGTTCTCACCGAAAGCGCTTTAGAAAGAAGAGCCAGACCGATGATGCTGAAGATGATGAG GTTATTAAACAAGAAGGGAATGACCGACAGGTTCGAAGTCGTACATCAAAGgtagatgaagatgatgatgaggtTGAG TCAGAAGAAGAGAGAAGACGTGATCAAGAAGAAAGAGCACAATTGGAGAAGAATATCAGAGAAAGAGATGCAGCGGGGACTCGGAAG CTGACAGAGCCAAAGTTAACCAAGGAGGAGGAAG AGGATCAGATTCGGAGGTTCAAGGCTCTGGAGGATGATGATACTTCAGAATTAAG GAAAGTTTCAAGGCAGGTATATTTGCAGAAAAGAAGGGACCAGAAGCTTGTGGAACTACG GGATGAAATTATTGaccatgattatatttttgaggGTGTAAAGTTGACTGAAGCAGAAGAACGTGAACTCAG GtacaaaaagaaaatttatgaACTTGCATCAGAGCACTTAGAGGATGTGGATAACTTCAATGAG TATAGAATGCCTGAGGCATATGACCAAGAAGGTGGTGTAAATCAAGAGAGAAGATTTGCGGCAGCTATGCTGCGATACAG GGATGCTGGTGCTGGAGACAAGATGGACCCCTTTGCTGAACAGGAAGAATGGGAAAACTATCAAAGTG GGAAGGCAAATTTAAAGTATGGTTCGAAGGACAAAAAGCAAGCTTCAGCTGACTATCA GTATGTCTTTGAACATGGTGTTGACTTCATCAAGGAGTCCATTATGGATGGTGTCAAT TATGAAGATGAGATGCCTTCTGAGGATCCTGATGATTCAATTGCAAAAACTGCGCTGCATAAACTTCAA GAAGAGAGAAAGACTTTGCCAATCTATCCATACCGGGAACAACTGCTTCAGGCAGTTCAAGATCATCAG GTTCTTGTCATTGTTGGAGAAACAGGTTCTGGTAAAACGACTCAAATACCCCAATATTTACATGAGGCTGGATATACAAAACGGGGACAG GTTGGTTGCACTCAGCCACGCCGTGTTGCAGCCATGAGTGTGGCTGCAAGGGTTTCCCAGGAGATGGGAGTCAAACTTGGTCATGAG GTTGGTTATTCTATTCGTTTTGAAGATTGCACATCAGAGAaaactataatgaaatatatgACTGACGGGATGTTGCTTCGGGAATTTCTTAGTGAACCTGACTTAGCTAGCTACAG TGTTATCATGGTGGACGAGGCGCATGAGAGAACATTGTCAACAGACATTTTGTTTGGTTTGGTAAAG GATATATCTCGCTTCCGGAAAGATCTTAAGTTGCTTATATCAAGTGCAACACTTGATGCTAAGAAGTTCAGTGATTATTTTGACTTGGCACCAATTTTCGGAATACCTGGGAGGCGATATCCTGTTGAGATTCACTTCACAACAGCACCAGAAGCAGACTATATTGATGCTGCCATTGTCACAGTTCTTCAGATACATGTGACACAACCACCTGGAGATATTCTTGTATTTCTCACAGGCCAGGAGGAAATCGAAACAATTGATGAGATTCTTAAGCATAGGACAAGGGGTTTGGGTACAAAGATAGCAGAACTAATAATATGCCCAATCTATGCGAATCTTCCAACTGAGCTTCAAGCAAAAATATTTGAACCTACTCCAGAAGGTGCTCGTAAGGTTGTGTTGGCTACTAATATAGCAGAAACATCACTCACAATTGATGGGATAAAGTATGTTGTTGATCCAGGCTTTTGTAAGATAAAGTCCTTTAATCCACGAACTGGTATGGAATCATTGTTAGTGAATCCAATCTCAAAAGCATCAGCAATGCAAAGGGCTGGGCGGTCTGGACGTACTGGGCCTGGAAAGTGTTTTCGTCTTTATACTGCATATAATTTTCagaatgatcttgatgataaTGCTGTACCAGAAATACAGAGAACCAACCTTGCAAATGTCGTCCTTACACTGAAAAGTCTGGGTATCAATGACTTGGTTAATTTTGATTTTATGGATCCTCCCCCCTCAGAGGCATTACTAAAGGCTCTTGAACAACTTTATGCTCTTAATGCATTAAACAGCCGTGGTGAATTGACCAAGACTGGAAGAAGGATGGCAGAGTTTCCACTAGACCCTATGCTCTCCAAAATGATAGTGGCTTCAGAAAAATACAAGTGCTCCGAGGAGGTTATATCCATCTCCTCAATGTTGTCTGTTGGTAATTCAATTTTCTATCGTCCAAAAGATAAACAAGTGCATGCAGATAATGCGAGGATGAATTTTCACACTGGGAATGTTGGGGATCACATTGCTTTGCTAAAT GTGTACAATTCGTGGAAGGAAACTAACTACTCTACTCAGTGGTGCTATGAAAATTATATTCAG GTTCGCAGCATGAAACGGGCAAGAGATATCAGAGATCAGTTGGAGGGCCTCTTGGAAAGGGTTGAGATAGAGCCAACTTCAAATTTGAGCGACCTGGATGCAGTAAAAAAGGCAATTACATCAG GTTTTTTCCATCATTCAGCAAAGCTGCAAAAAACTGGGGCTTACAAAACTGTGAAAAATCCTCAAACAGTGTACATTCATCCGAGTTCTGGTCTAGCTGAG GTGCTACCACGGTGGGTCATATACCATGAACTTGTCCTTACCACAAAAGAATACATGAGACAG GTTATAGAATTGAAACCAGAGTGGCTGATTGAAATAGCACCTCATTTTTACCAAATGAAGGATGTTGAGGATG CAGCTGCCACAAAGAAATTGCCTCGAGGGAAAGGAAGGGCTGCAGACTAA